In the Chryseobacterium sp. MYb264 genome, one interval contains:
- a CDS encoding TonB-dependent receptor has translation MIRLTTMAIFLSVFSYAQSTYSINGVVKDKDSGELISGAVITVKEVPEISIKTNEYGFYSLSLPENDYTLIINYSKHHEISKEVHLDATKRMDWDLYKDNETTIKEVVINNKKRSNTVSARNKMGAEVLDVQGLSKIPMLLGERDIIKTMQFLPGITSREGNSGFSVRGGNGDQNLILLDEAPVINNSHLLGFLSTFNSDVLKDVSIYKGNIPSQYGGRLSSVVDVKMKDGNNQKFGVNGGISTIGARMSVEGPIQKGKSSFIVSARRSFMELYMGDNQNEDGSEQKKTSQDKLYFYDLNAKLNFQINKNNSIYLSGYMGRDVIKFDNAQNNWGNKVGSLSWNSIISDKLFSKTSLIFSNYDYRISLDAPTVKFDVNPNIKDLMLKQDFTHFINPKHSLKYGFQISNYYFDTKNISKDIESPFLNTSRSMWENAVYINDDYKITDKLSVNYGLRASAYQSKSKGKEKFQEIGKTNVFIEPRVMATYELNNSNSFNASYSRNSQGIQTLSSGDGTQLNDIWINLAKPQVSDQVNLGYVKKFKKGYELSADVYYRKMKNIADYKDGVDVNNALYEADFQDNLLFGGIGRAYGLEFMAKKTSGKFTGWLAYSLSKSERKINGINNGDWYNSTFDKTHNLSIVTNYELSPRWTLSGAFVYATGNAATFPIAKYNLDGQTMLEYGERNSSRMPAYHRLDLNATYEFKNTGRFKAALTFGIYNVYGRSNPYMLNFEADQKNPGKINVVQEVLFRSLPSIGLNFKF, from the coding sequence ATGATACGTTTAACAACGATGGCAATTTTTTTGTCAGTTTTTTCCTATGCTCAAAGTACTTATTCCATCAATGGTGTTGTAAAAGATAAGGATTCGGGCGAGCTTATCTCCGGAGCGGTAATCACTGTAAAAGAGGTTCCGGAAATCAGTATCAAAACCAATGAATATGGCTTCTATTCTCTTTCGTTACCGGAAAATGATTATACTTTGATCATTAATTACAGCAAACACCACGAAATTTCTAAAGAAGTTCACCTGGATGCCACCAAACGAATGGATTGGGATCTTTACAAGGACAATGAAACCACGATTAAGGAAGTTGTGATCAATAATAAAAAAAGATCCAACACGGTTTCTGCGAGAAATAAAATGGGAGCTGAAGTTTTGGATGTTCAGGGGCTTTCTAAAATTCCGATGCTTTTAGGTGAGCGTGATATTATCAAAACTATGCAGTTTTTACCGGGAATTACTTCAAGGGAAGGGAATTCCGGGTTTAGCGTAAGAGGAGGAAACGGCGATCAAAACCTTATTTTGCTGGATGAAGCGCCTGTGATCAATAATTCTCATTTATTAGGCTTTTTAAGCACGTTTAACAGCGATGTTTTGAAGGATGTAAGCATTTACAAAGGAAATATTCCGTCGCAATATGGCGGCAGACTTTCTTCTGTGGTGGATGTGAAAATGAAAGATGGTAACAATCAAAAATTTGGCGTGAACGGGGGAATCAGTACGATCGGTGCAAGAATGAGTGTGGAAGGGCCGATTCAAAAAGGAAAATCTTCATTTATTGTGTCTGCAAGACGTTCTTTTATGGAGCTTTATATGGGAGATAACCAAAATGAAGACGGTAGCGAGCAGAAAAAAACATCACAGGATAAGCTGTATTTCTATGATCTGAATGCAAAACTGAATTTTCAGATCAATAAAAACAATAGCATTTACTTATCCGGATACATGGGTCGAGATGTTATAAAGTTTGATAATGCTCAAAATAACTGGGGAAATAAAGTAGGTTCTTTAAGCTGGAACAGCATTATTTCAGATAAATTATTCTCAAAAACATCGTTGATTTTCAGTAATTATGATTACAGAATTTCGTTGGATGCGCCGACAGTTAAATTTGATGTTAATCCTAACATCAAAGATTTAATGCTGAAACAGGATTTCACGCATTTTATTAATCCAAAACATTCTTTAAAATACGGATTCCAGATTTCTAACTATTATTTTGATACCAAAAATATTTCTAAAGATATAGAATCTCCGTTCCTGAATACATCTAGATCGATGTGGGAAAATGCGGTTTATATTAATGATGATTATAAGATTACGGACAAATTATCAGTTAATTACGGATTGAGAGCATCGGCCTATCAATCTAAAAGTAAAGGTAAAGAGAAGTTTCAGGAAATCGGGAAAACGAATGTGTTTATCGAGCCTCGTGTAATGGCAACTTATGAACTTAATAATTCTAACAGTTTTAATGCAAGTTATAGCAGAAATTCGCAGGGAATTCAGACGTTAAGCTCCGGCGATGGGACTCAGCTGAATGATATTTGGATCAATCTGGCTAAACCTCAGGTTTCGGATCAGGTAAATTTGGGCTATGTAAAGAAATTTAAAAAAGGGTATGAGCTAAGTGCAGATGTGTATTATCGTAAAATGAAAAACATTGCAGATTATAAAGATGGAGTAGATGTAAATAATGCTCTTTATGAGGCCGATTTTCAGGATAATTTGTTATTTGGCGGAATTGGTAGAGCGTATGGTTTAGAATTTATGGCAAAAAAAACAAGTGGTAAATTCACCGGATGGCTGGCGTATAGTTTGTCTAAATCTGAAAGAAAAATCAACGGAATTAATAACGGAGATTGGTATAATTCTACGTTTGATAAAACACATAACCTTTCTATTGTAACTAATTACGAATTAAGTCCAAGATGGACGCTTTCCGGAGCTTTTGTTTACGCTACAGGAAATGCAGCTACTTTTCCTATTGCCAAATACAATCTTGACGGGCAAACCATGCTTGAGTATGGTGAAAGAAACAGCAGTCGTATGCCGGCGTATCACAGATTGGATCTGAATGCGACTTATGAATTTAAAAATACAGGAAGATTCAAAGCGGCACTTACTTTCGGGATATACAACGTTTATGGAAGATCTAAT
- a CDS encoding glycine-rich domain-containing protein yields the protein METKFLIQNDPLWKRLQEFSLDQPNANFPFSKKLAKEENWTEEFTAKAIEEYKKFVYLCCVLPNGASPSEIVDKVWHMHLIYTQNYWEEFCPNILQQKLHHHPSNGGENENKKHKNWFSEALSNYEKIFQQKPPHEIWLIKKEQPKRKKFWLNSFKILAILSAFFILSSCSDGIDNLLTVISIAGPFIFVIAFLISKIFGEDNNKDRHKNDNGSSGSCGGSSSSCSSSSCGSSCGGGCGGCGGGD from the coding sequence ATGGAAACAAAATTTTTAATACAAAATGATCCGCTTTGGAAAAGGCTTCAGGAATTTTCTTTAGATCAACCAAATGCCAATTTTCCTTTCTCAAAGAAATTAGCAAAAGAAGAAAACTGGACGGAAGAATTTACAGCAAAAGCAATAGAAGAGTATAAAAAATTCGTTTATCTCTGCTGTGTTTTACCCAACGGAGCTTCACCGAGCGAAATTGTAGATAAAGTCTGGCATATGCATCTTATCTACACGCAGAATTACTGGGAAGAGTTTTGCCCCAATATTTTACAGCAAAAACTTCATCATCATCCTTCAAACGGAGGCGAGAATGAAAACAAAAAACACAAAAACTGGTTTTCAGAAGCGCTTAGCAATTATGAAAAGATCTTTCAGCAAAAGCCGCCTCACGAAATTTGGTTAATTAAAAAAGAACAGCCAAAACGTAAAAAATTCTGGCTCAATAGTTTTAAAATTCTAGCAATCTTATCGGCATTCTTTATTTTAAGTTCCTGTTCAGATGGAATAGATAATTTATTGACTGTGATCTCAATAGCTGGACCTTTTATTTTCGTGATTGCATTTTTAATCTCCAAAATTTTCGGAGAAGATAATAATAAAGATCGCCATAAAAATGACAATGGCTCTTCCGGAAGTTGTGGCGGGAGCTCATCAAGTTGCAGCAGTTCATCTTGCGGAAGCAGTTGCGGTGGAGGTTGTGGAGGATGCGGCGGCGGAGATTAA
- a CDS encoding LytR/AlgR family response regulator transcription factor, whose amino-acid sequence MIKTVIIEDEKPASRKLERMLNEFPEIEVVAKIESVEEGIQWFSENEHPQLIFSDIVLGDGLSFDIFEKVPSKGFIIYTTAFDQYTLKAFKLNSIDYLLKPILDEDLVGAIEKFKSFLPSDNSVSSKEIKQLIKKDKSTLSRILVKIGYNLKIVQTQEVSCFFSENKIVYLQTSERTYPSDFTLDELEDILDEKKFFRVNRQFIINSDYIKNIHTSPNYKVDLTFQPQEDITVSRDRVKDFKDWLVC is encoded by the coding sequence ATGATAAAAACTGTGATTATCGAAGACGAAAAACCGGCTTCAAGGAAATTGGAAAGAATGCTTAATGAATTTCCTGAAATAGAAGTGGTTGCGAAAATAGAATCGGTGGAAGAGGGCATACAGTGGTTCTCTGAAAATGAACATCCGCAGCTTATTTTTTCGGACATCGTGTTGGGTGACGGTTTATCATTTGATATTTTTGAAAAAGTGCCCAGCAAAGGTTTCATCATTTATACGACCGCTTTTGACCAGTATACTTTAAAAGCTTTTAAGCTGAACAGTATAGATTATCTTTTAAAACCCATTTTAGATGAAGATCTGGTGGGAGCGATTGAAAAATTCAAGTCTTTTTTGCCTTCAGATAATTCGGTGAGTTCGAAGGAAATTAAACAGTTGATTAAAAAAGATAAATCTACGCTTTCAAGAATTTTAGTTAAAATCGGGTATAATCTTAAAATTGTTCAGACACAGGAGGTAAGCTGTTTTTTCAGCGAAAACAAGATCGTTTATCTTCAGACTTCGGAAAGAACGTATCCTTCGGATTTTACGCTGGACGAGCTTGAAGATATCTTGGACGAGAAAAAGTTCTTCCGTGTGAATAGACAATTCATCATTAACTCAGATTATATTAAAAATATTCATACTTCTCCCAATTATAAAGTTGATCTTACCTTTCAGCCACAGGAAGACATCACAGTCAGCCGGGATCGTGTGAAAGATTTTAAAGATTGGTTGGTTTGCTAA